GTGCGGTCATCCTCACCCTCGGGGTGACCCTGCCCGAGGCATGGTGGCCGCGCACCGGACAGGCCTTCGCCGCCGGCACCCGCAGCGCGCGCCACGATCCCTGTGCCCGGATCGTCGGCCCGGCCAAGGCGTACTGCGAGCGCGGCCAGCAGACCACGAGCGCCGTCGGCGGCGGCCGGCAGGACATGGCCGGTGCCGTGTGGAGGCTGGTGCCCGCCGGTGCGGGTGTGGCTGCCCTGGTGGTGTGGCGGCGCCGGAGCGTTGCTGGGCAAAGGCGGCGCTGACGTGTGGCGTCCAGACCGCGCGGCTGTGCGTTCGGCCGGCTTCGTCGTGCTGCTCACCGGCGTGTTCGTCCTGGTCAACAGCCAGGTCGTGTATGCGGCTGGCAGCAACAGCGAGACCGGGGACCTGCTCGCCCCGCTCGACATCACCTCCTCCGAGGGCGTGCCGATCGACGGGTACGAGCTGAACGCCGAAGGCGGATCCATCGTCGCCTTCAAGACGCAGGCCCTCGCCTTCATGCTGTCCGGCCTGTTCACCCTGATCCGGTTGCTGGTCGGGCTGGCCGGGTGGGCGATCGAGGTCGCCTTCCGGTTCCCGCTGCTGAAGGTCCTCACCCGGCCGGCGCAGAAGGTCGCCGACACCTACAACGATGTGGTGGTCAACGTCCTCGGGTTGAAGGGGCTGTTGCTGGCCTGGGCGTTCGCTTTTGCCGGGTTCATGATCGTACGCGGGCGGGTCGGGCGCGGCCTGGGCGAAATCTTCCTCACCCTGTTGATCGCGGCGTTCTCCGCCTCGACTCTCATCCGCCCCGACACCCTGCTCGCGCAGGACGGGCCGCTGGGGCAGTCCCAGCAGGTGGCTGCCGAGGTCGCCCAGCAGAGCGTCAATTCCTACGACTGGGGCGGCAAGCTCGCCAGCAAGGGCCCCTGCGACGGCATGGCCGGCCATGCCGAGCTCAAGTGCCTGGAGCGCGAGGGCGAAGGCCCCGTGTCGGCGGCGGAGGTGGCCCGCCCGATCCAGGACTCGATCACCAACGCGCTGATCGTCAAGCCGTACATGCTGCTGCAGTACGGACGCATCCTCGACCCCGCCAAGGAATCCGACCGCGCGGCCTACGCCGTCCATTTGAAATGGATCACCGGTGGATACAAGCCGGGCAGCAGCAGGACCCACGTCACCGACGAGGACAAGGACGCCTGCCACAAGATCATTGGGGAGGCGAAGAAGTACTGTGAACGCGGCCACGCCCACCAGTCCGCCCAGGACGCCGGTGTCTCAACCGGCTTGGAAGGCGGGATTGCGCTTCTTCCCGGCGAATCACTGGCCGATGTCGACAGCGCCGCCTTCAGCGAGGAAGGCCGCCAGTTCACCAGGTTCCTCGACGATCTGAAGAAGGCCGGCCCGGTCGGCAAGGCCTGCGCCGCCTACGCGGAGAAACCCACCTGGTGGCGGGTCGGTGGGGCCGGACTGCTGCTGGTTGCGGCGCTGTTCATCTGCGGCATGCTGCTCTCCTCCGCGATCGTGCTGCTCGCCACCCAGGGCATCTGCGCCGCAGCGGCGGCCGCCGGAGGGATCACCTTCGTCGCGGGCATGCTGCCCGGTCCCGCCCGTCAGTCGGTGTGGAAGTGGCTGTCCCTGTGGGGCATTGCGGTGCTGGCCGTGGTCGGGATCTGCGCGTTCATCCCGTTCTTCGGCATCGCCATCGACGCCACCCTCACCAACGGGCCCGACCTGATGGTGGAACGGATCCTGCTCATCGACGTCCTCGCCATCGCCGGCGCGGCCGGGCACCGCAGGCTCCTGACCGGCATCACCTCCTTTGGCCGCCGCATGGCCATGCGGATGCGCTACGCCAAGGTCGGCGGCACCCACCTGCCCGGCGACACCTCCGAGCTCGGCGCCGCGCTCGCCATGAACTCCCCCGCCGCGCTCGGCAGTTACGGCGGGGGCTTGCGTGCCTTCACCGGCGGCGGGGGCGGCCGGTACGGGATGCTCGGCACCCGCCAGCGGCTGATGGGCGCCCTCGCCTCACTGACCGACGGCGCGGGCATGCCGGTGGACACCGGCAGCGTGCTCGCCGATGCCACCGCCGAGGCCGGGCGCGGGCTCGCCCCGCTCACCGCGGCCGCCGCCGTGGGCGGACTGGGCGCCCGGCTCGGCGCGAAGGGCGCGAACTGGCTGCTGATCGGCCGCCGACCGGACGAAGAGCATCTGGCCAAATGGCGCAAACCCACCGCCGACGGCGACCCGCGCCCCGGCGGCCCGTCCGACGGCCCAGGCGGCGGTTCCGGCGGCGCGGGGCCGCGTCGGCCCGGCGGACCGCCCGACCGCTACCGCAACCAGGACGGGCAGGTCATCGACCGCGACTCCGGCCAGGTGCTGCACGACCAGCACACCGACCGCACGCTGCTGTCGACGCGCGCCCACAACCGGCTGGTGCGCTTGCGCGGCTATCGCATCCTCCACCGGGGCGGCCGCACCGCCTATGGGGCGACCTGGGAGCTGCCGGCCACCGTGCGCCAAGCACGCTCGGGCGGCTCGCGCTACTCCCAGGACGCCCGCCAGCAGCTGCGGGTATGGCGCAACACGGTGCGCGAGGACCGGCAGGCGTGGGGCGATGCGGGCCGGCACACGGCCGCGGTGATGCAGGTCCACAGTGACGACCGCGGCGGCATGGGCCCCTTCGCGAGCCGCCGCCTGCCCACCACCACACCAGCCGCAACCAGCCGTCCCGCCCGGCCGTCCACGGCCGACGGCCCCACCGGCCATGCGAACTCGGCGTCCGCATCGCGCAGCACGCCGACATCCCCGAGCCGGCTCGCGGGCGGCCGTGCCCCGCGTCCGGCAAGCCCTGCACCGAGCAGGACGGGCTCCGGCCTTCCCGGCGCGGGGAGCACGCCCAACACGCCGCGCGACGAGACGCGTGCCCGGATGCGGGACCTGCTGCGGCAGCACGGGCCCGAGGCAGAACCTCAACGCCAGGCCGACCGGCTGCGCGAGATGCGGGCGCAGTGGCAGGCCGAGGACGGGGACGACGAGTGAAGGCGCCGGGCCGCCGCCTGCGGCGGTGGGGATGCGTGATCGTACTGCTGCTGTTCGCCGCCGTGTGCTGCGCGGCTCCTGTCTCAGGGGCGATCAGCGCATACGTGGCGATGCAGGCCGGGTCGCAGGACGACGGCGGGATCGCCGACGGCGGCACCGCGGCAGACATCCCGGCGCGGATGCTGAGCGCCTACAAGAAGGCTGTCCAGCAGGCCGGAAAGTACGTACCGACGTGCCGGGGCATGCGCTGGCCGATCCTGGCCGGGATTGCCAAGGTGGAGTCCAACCATGCCGTCGGTCGCAGCATCGACGACGACGGGGACATCCGCCCGCGCATCTACGGGGTGCTCCTCAACGGCTCGGGGGCGGGCGGCAACACCACCGTCTTCCCGGACACCGACAACGGCCGCTGGGACGGCACCGCCACCGGGGAACGGGCCGTCGGACCTTTTCAGTTCCTGCCCTCCACTTGGGAGGGCATCGGCGAGGACGCGAACAGAGACGGGACGGCTGATCCGCACAACGCTGACGACGCCGCGCTCGGTGCCGCCGTCTATCTGTGCGGCCACGGCCGTGACCTGACGAAGCGTTCGCAGCTGAAGGCCGCGATCCTGCAGTACAACCACTCAGGCGCATACGTCGCCGACGTGCTCGGGTGGATCGACCAGTACACGGCGGCCGCCAAGGCCCCGGACCTGCAGCACGTGTCCGGCAAGGTCCGCACCGTCATCGAGGCGGCCCTCTCCCAGCGCGGTGTGCCCTACGCGTGGGGCGGCGGCAACGCCCACGGCACGTCCTACGGGGTCTGTTGCTCGCCGAACGGCAAGAGCGGCGCGAACATCAAGGGCTTCGACTGCTCCGGGCTGACCCAGTACGCGTACGCGAGGGCCGGCATCCGGCTGCCGCGCACCGCAGCCGCGCAGGCCGGGGCCGGCCGGCGGATCCCCGCCCGTCTCGGCGCCAGTACGCTCCAGGCAGGCGACCTCGTCTTCTACGCCGACGCTCCCGGCCACGACGCGACGATCTATCACGCCGGGATCTACCTGGGCAGCGGACAGATGGTCAACGCCGCCCGGCCGGGCACCGTGGTCCGCCTGGACGCAGTCGACGCGATGCCCGGCTACGCGGGAGGGGCCCGGCTGCTATGACCACCTCCCCAGCGCGCTCGCCGCGCCTGCTGCTGGCCGCCACCCTGCTCCTGGCCGTAGCCGGGATGATGCTGATCAGAGGG
Above is a genomic segment from Streptomyces sp. R21 containing:
- a CDS encoding C40 family peptidase, which encodes MIVLLLFAAVCCAAPVSGAISAYVAMQAGSQDDGGIADGGTAADIPARMLSAYKKAVQQAGKYVPTCRGMRWPILAGIAKVESNHAVGRSIDDDGDIRPRIYGVLLNGSGAGGNTTVFPDTDNGRWDGTATGERAVGPFQFLPSTWEGIGEDANRDGTADPHNADDAALGAAVYLCGHGRDLTKRSQLKAAILQYNHSGAYVADVLGWIDQYTAAAKAPDLQHVSGKVRTVIEAALSQRGVPYAWGGGNAHGTSYGVCCSPNGKSGANIKGFDCSGLTQYAYARAGIRLPRTAAAQAGAGRRIPARLGASTLQAGDLVFYADAPGHDATIYHAGIYLGSGQMVNAARPGTVVRLDAVDAMPGYAGGARLL